In Pleurocapsa sp. PCC 7319, the following are encoded in one genomic region:
- the mutT gene encoding 8-oxo-dGTP diphosphatase MutT: MPETQLPLVHKQIGVALISNQQGKILIDRRKTQGEMGGLWEFPGGKIEVGETVEECIKREIKEELGIEIIVGNHVTTISHRYEKFIVTLYVHDCQHLSGEPQALECDEILWVDSSELNQYQFPQANTQIIDILQKRGITK; the protein is encoded by the coding sequence ATGCCAGAAACACAACTTCCTCTGGTGCATAAGCAAATAGGGGTAGCTTTAATTAGTAATCAACAGGGAAAAATTCTCATAGACCGTAGAAAAACTCAAGGGGAGATGGGAGGACTTTGGGAATTTCCAGGGGGTAAAATTGAAGTAGGAGAAACAGTAGAAGAGTGTATTAAGCGAGAAATTAAAGAAGAACTAGGAATAGAAATAATAGTTGGCAATCACGTAACAACAATATCTCATCGTTATGAGAAATTTATCGTAACCTTATATGTTCACGATTGCCAACATCTAAGTGGAGAGCCACAAGCACTAGAGTGTGACGAAATCCTCTGGGTCGACTCATCAGAGTTGAATCAATATCAATTTCCCCAAGCTAATACCCAAATTATAGACATTCTCCAAAAGAGAGGCATAACAAAATGA
- a CDS encoding response regulator has translation MNAKTTSDNLIIREFTAPKQIKLFISLQKNQVSGQLTFTDPISENEWHFYLYLGNIVYATGGVHPIRRWQRNLVTNLPQIPFSLASLQEQLTEYEADLSDNVWEYGQICNWVKQEIITPQQGKNALLFAAREILFDVTQARQVICRLNQNDILAPKLEPIEPEELIKQNQQIWSRWENAKVADRSPNLAPVILQAKELQEKTSISAYQSLCKLLNGNKNIRDLAVQLRTSPLQVISSLSPYIQSGIFSLVEVPDFLELFTTTEAHNNYQDRPLIACVDDSLMISQMMEQIICLAGYRFISINDPMQAISTLIECQPDLIFLDIVMPKISGYDLCAQMRKHQEFAETPIVFLTANSGIIDRLRAKMVGSTDFLKKTVDADELLQKVVELLP, from the coding sequence ATGAATGCCAAAACAACTTCTGACAATCTGATTATCAGAGAATTTACTGCCCCAAAACAAATCAAGTTGTTTATCTCTCTGCAAAAAAACCAGGTAAGTGGGCAGCTGACCTTTACTGACCCGATATCAGAGAATGAGTGGCATTTCTATCTCTACTTAGGTAACATCGTCTATGCAACGGGAGGAGTTCACCCGATTCGCCGTTGGCAAAGAAATCTCGTTACCAATTTACCTCAAATACCTTTTTCACTTGCTAGTTTGCAGGAACAGCTAACTGAATATGAGGCAGATCTCAGCGACAATGTCTGGGAATATGGACAAATATGTAATTGGGTCAAACAGGAGATAATAACGCCTCAACAAGGGAAAAATGCCCTACTATTTGCTGCTAGAGAAATACTATTTGATGTTACTCAAGCTAGACAGGTAATATGCCGTCTCAATCAAAATGATATTTTAGCTCCTAAATTAGAACCCATTGAACCAGAAGAATTGATTAAACAAAATCAGCAAATTTGGTCAAGGTGGGAGAACGCCAAAGTTGCAGATCGTTCGCCTAATTTAGCTCCTGTAATTTTACAAGCCAAAGAGCTACAAGAGAAAACCTCAATTTCTGCTTATCAAAGCTTGTGTAAACTGCTTAATGGGAATAAAAATATTAGGGACTTAGCTGTACAACTGAGAACATCACCTCTGCAGGTTATTTCTTCTCTATCACCTTACATTCAATCAGGAATATTTAGTTTAGTTGAAGTTCCTGATTTTCTGGAGTTGTTTACTACTACCGAAGCACACAACAACTATCAAGACCGTCCCTTAATTGCTTGTGTTGACGATAGTTTGATGATTTCTCAGATGATGGAGCAAATTATCTGTTTGGCAGGCTATCGTTTTATTTCCATCAACGATCCCATGCAGGCAATATCAACTTTGATCGAATGTCAGCCAGATTTAATTTTTTTAGACATCGTGATGCCCAAAATTAGTGGCTACGATCTCTGCGCTCAAATGCGCAAACATCAAGAGTTTGCGGAAACACCAATTGTCTTCTTAACTGCGAACTCTGGCATTATTGATCGCCTTAGAGCGAAGATGGTTGGCTCAACAGATTTTCTGAAGAAAACCGTTGATGCTGATGAATTGTTGCAAAAAGTGGTTGAACTTTTACCTTAG
- a CDS encoding TRAP transporter substrate-binding protein codes for MKRRQVLDRLAIAATTSTILVACDQTNNSPNVQANDLPNIKWRMVTSWPKSLDTIYGGAQTVCDRISAMTGGRFTIEPYAAGEIVPGLEVLDAVQNGTVECGHTASYYYVGKNPALAFGCSLPFGLTAQQQNAWYYHGGGLQTMHELYSAFNVINFPAGNTGTQMGGWFKKEVTSLQDLKGLKMRIPGLGGKVMSRLGVNVQVLPGGEIYLALERGAIDAAEWVGPYDDQKLGLNKAASYYYYPGWWEPGPTLEVQVNKSQWDKLPIEYQEIFKTAAMEANLNMLSKYDALNREALKSLVDSGTKLKAYPPEVLQAAQKASFDYYQEEAGKSPAFKKIFDQWNQFRIEVSEWNKINELSFASFVNK; via the coding sequence ATGAAAAGGAGACAAGTACTAGATCGTTTGGCGATCGCTGCTACTACCAGTACTATCTTAGTTGCCTGCGATCAAACCAATAATAGTCCTAATGTTCAAGCCAATGATTTACCCAATATTAAATGGCGGATGGTAACAAGTTGGCCTAAATCTCTGGATACAATTTATGGTGGAGCGCAAACCGTATGCGATCGCATTTCTGCCATGACTGGAGGACGTTTTACGATTGAACCCTATGCCGCAGGAGAAATTGTTCCCGGATTGGAAGTCTTGGATGCAGTACAAAATGGCACAGTAGAATGTGGACACACCGCTAGTTATTATTACGTAGGCAAAAATCCTGCACTAGCTTTTGGCTGCTCTTTACCCTTTGGATTAACTGCCCAACAGCAAAATGCCTGGTACTATCACGGTGGCGGCTTACAAACAATGCACGAACTCTACAGTGCATTCAATGTAATTAATTTTCCTGCGGGTAATACCGGAACGCAAATGGGGGGCTGGTTTAAGAAGGAAGTAACATCTCTCCAAGATCTTAAAGGCTTAAAAATGCGTATCCCTGGCTTAGGGGGTAAAGTCATGTCCCGTTTGGGAGTTAATGTGCAAGTGCTTCCAGGAGGAGAAATTTATCTAGCTTTAGAACGGGGGGCGATCGATGCGGCAGAATGGGTTGGTCCCTACGATGATCAAAAATTAGGTTTGAATAAAGCAGCATCCTATTACTACTATCCTGGTTGGTGGGAACCTGGTCCCACCTTGGAAGTTCAAGTTAATAAATCCCAGTGGGATAAACTACCCATTGAATATCAAGAAATCTTTAAAACCGCAGCTATGGAAGCTAATCTTAATATGCTGTCAAAATACGATGCCTTAAATCGGGAAGCTCTAAAAAGCCTGGTAGACAGTGGTACTAAACTGAAGGCTTACCCTCCAGAAGTTTTACAGGCAGCCCAAAAAGCGTCTTTTGATTATTATCAAGAAGAAGCTGGTAAAAGTCCTGCTTTCAAGAAAATATTTGACCAGTGGAATCAATTTCGTATTGAAGTTTCTGAGTGGAATAAAATTAATGAGTTAAGTTTTGCTAGTTTTGTTAATAAATAG
- a CDS encoding Cof-type HAD-IIB family hydrolase encodes MESNRASKISLVISDVDGTLIDDNKTLTDKTKTAVQKLREAGILFTVTSARPPFGLEAIAETFNLQYPIGSFNGGLISCRDGKIIDRTPLDNKMIPEIITMAEDYGLNAWLYSDRHWYLKNLNGFHVDHHKETLQFEPSVITNYEDVEGDIFKIVAASSDFDAVFQCETAIQQKFGNSVAATRSQPYNLDITHPKANKGEAVKQIARQLNIPTAEIVTIGDSFNDISMFSNSGVSIAMGNADAKVQTKAIHVTASNKEEGFAQAIDRFVLKLA; translated from the coding sequence ATGGAATCTAATCGAGCAAGCAAAATATCTTTAGTAATTTCTGACGTTGACGGTACATTGATTGACGACAATAAAACGTTAACAGATAAAACTAAAACAGCAGTTCAAAAACTACGAGAAGCTGGCATTTTATTTACCGTTACTAGTGCCAGACCCCCTTTTGGCTTGGAAGCAATCGCCGAAACTTTCAATCTGCAATATCCTATTGGTAGCTTTAATGGTGGTCTAATCTCTTGTCGCGACGGAAAGATTATTGATCGCACTCCTTTAGATAACAAAATGATTCCTGAAATCATCACTATGGCAGAGGATTACGGTTTAAATGCCTGGCTTTATAGCGATCGCCATTGGTATTTAAAAAACTTAAATGGGTTTCATGTTGACCACCATAAAGAAACTCTTCAGTTTGAACCAAGTGTCATTACTAACTACGAAGACGTTGAGGGTGATATCTTCAAAATTGTTGCTGCTAGCAGCGATTTCGATGCGGTTTTCCAATGTGAAACAGCTATCCAACAGAAATTTGGCAATTCTGTAGCAGCAACCCGTTCTCAACCTTATAATCTGGATATTACTCATCCCAAAGCCAATAAGGGTGAAGCAGTCAAACAGATTGCTCGACAGCTCAATATTCCAACCGCTGAAATCGTTACTATCGGTGATAGTTTTAACGATATCTCGATGTTTTCTAATAGTGGAGTTAGTATTGCGATGGGTAACGCCGATGCTAAAGTACAAACAAAGGCCATTCACGTTACCGCTTCCAATAAAGAAGAAGGTTTCGCTCAGGCAATTGATCGCTTCGTGCTGAAATTAGCTTAA
- a CDS encoding alpha/beta hydrolase: MQLTNIFKWLRGTGILVFVASMTIAINPKQASAAEEIIFTYGAATQSVTLEELQTFTETGEMSPSLDFLLKFGQQNPQMIHWVLSQQFPADTKLIYDLLNTAPGEYVLTQTSNVVGTKAERANVKALRGALVASASDDRVISLIELLEKYPTKKVYVNGKLLAQVSRDLASFIEETNKYIKIPLSLLLN; this comes from the coding sequence ATGCAGCTCACAAACATATTCAAGTGGCTTCGGGGAACTGGAATTTTAGTGTTTGTTGCTAGTATGACTATTGCTATCAATCCCAAGCAAGCAAGTGCTGCTGAAGAGATTATCTTTACCTATGGTGCCGCCACCCAATCAGTAACTTTAGAGGAATTACAAACTTTTACTGAGACGGGAGAGATGTCTCCATCCCTTGACTTTCTCTTAAAGTTTGGTCAACAAAATCCTCAGATGATCCATTGGGTACTGAGTCAACAGTTCCCTGCTGATACTAAGTTAATTTATGACCTTTTGAATACTGCACCCGGGGAATATGTTTTAACTCAAACAAGTAATGTCGTTGGGACTAAAGCTGAGCGCGCCAATGTTAAGGCTTTAAGAGGAGCATTAGTGGCTTCTGCTAGTGATGATCGAGTAATTTCTTTAATTGAACTGTTAGAAAAATACCCGACGAAAAAAGTTTATGTGAATGGTAAATTGTTGGCTCAGGTAAGTCGTGACTTGGCTAGCTTTATCGAAGAGACCAACAAATATATCAAGATCCCCTTAAGTTTGTTGCTAAATTAA
- a CDS encoding alpha/beta fold hydrolase, with protein sequence MSLDSLDHGFIKTNGINLHYVSQGSGKLMLMLHGFPEFWYSWRHQITEFAPDYHVVAVDLRGYNDSDKPQGLAAYQMSELLADVKGVINGLGYEDCILVAHDWGGAIAWNFAYEHPAMVEKLIVMNLPHPAKFAAGLKTWQQLQKSWYIFWFQLPFLPELIFQANNCQAIASAFKGMAIDKSAFQPEDLAAFRDAAAKPGALTAMINYYRANFQIPPDNLAKYCEILDVPTLMIWGEEDTALGKELTYGTEAYVKNLQLKYIPNCSHWVQQEQPALVNQYMRNFLLTDS encoded by the coding sequence ATGTCTTTAGACAGCCTGGATCACGGTTTTATTAAGACTAATGGAATTAACTTACATTACGTTAGCCAAGGCTCAGGAAAATTAATGTTAATGCTACATGGGTTTCCCGAGTTTTGGTATTCTTGGCGACATCAAATTACTGAGTTTGCCCCTGATTATCACGTAGTGGCGGTCGATCTACGTGGCTATAACGATAGCGACAAACCCCAAGGTTTGGCAGCCTATCAAATGTCGGAATTACTGGCTGATGTTAAAGGAGTTATTAATGGTCTAGGTTATGAAGATTGCATTTTAGTGGCTCATGACTGGGGAGGGGCGATCGCTTGGAATTTTGCCTACGAGCATCCCGCCATGGTGGAAAAGTTAATCGTCATGAATCTTCCTCATCCTGCTAAATTTGCTGCGGGGTTAAAAACCTGGCAACAACTGCAAAAAAGTTGGTATATTTTCTGGTTTCAATTACCTTTTTTACCAGAATTGATCTTTCAAGCTAATAATTGTCAGGCGATCGCATCTGCTTTTAAAGGGATGGCGATCGATAAGTCGGCATTTCAACCCGAAGATTTAGCTGCTTTTAGGGATGCTGCTGCTAAACCAGGTGCGCTGACTGCAATGATTAATTACTATCGCGCTAACTTTCAAATCCCTCCCGATAATCTAGCGAAATATTGTGAGATTTTAGATGTTCCCACTCTAATGATCTGGGGAGAAGAAGATACGGCGTTGGGCAAGGAATTAACTTATGGTACAGAAGCCTATGTAAAAAACTTACAGCTCAAATACATTCCTAATTGTAGTCATTGGGTACAACAAGAACAACCTGCTTTAGTCAATCAATACATGAGAAACTTTTTATTGACAGACTCCTAA
- a CDS encoding squalene/phytoene synthase family protein codes for MNFRTRALDTLKQTSRTFYIPIARLPGELQDAVASAYLCMRAIDEIEDTPDLDNQTKAQLLRSISLRLQEIADIHTYKHIGVDLVPYSGVLPEVSLSIGEWASLAPITIAPRIWDATAAMADRMAYWAENNWTIETEADLNRYTFSVAGAVGLLLSDLWAWYDGTETNRSQAIAFGRGLQAVNIVRNQGEDSLRGVSFLPEGWTSHDVQSYARRQLQQANLYIQALPKNSPALDFCQIPYILAKGTLDAIALGKPKLSRHDVLSLVEKFTNVKSA; via the coding sequence ATGAATTTTCGGACTAGGGCCTTAGATACCCTAAAACAGACTAGTAGAACATTTTATATTCCTATTGCCCGACTACCAGGAGAGTTACAAGATGCAGTTGCATCAGCGTATCTTTGTATGCGGGCGATCGATGAGATAGAGGATACTCCTGACCTGGATAATCAAACCAAAGCTCAGCTGTTACGTAGTATTAGTCTTCGGCTACAAGAAATTGCTGATATTCACACTTATAAGCACATTGGTGTCGATTTAGTTCCCTATAGCGGTGTATTACCAGAGGTTAGTTTAAGTATTGGAGAATGGGCAAGTCTTGCCCCGATAACGATCGCGCCGCGAATTTGGGATGCCACTGCAGCCATGGCAGATCGCATGGCATATTGGGCAGAGAATAACTGGACGATTGAAACGGAAGCGGATTTGAACCGCTATACTTTTAGCGTCGCTGGAGCCGTAGGCTTATTGCTATCGGATTTATGGGCTTGGTACGATGGCACGGAAACGAATCGTTCTCAGGCGATTGCCTTTGGACGGGGTTTACAGGCGGTGAATATTGTTCGCAACCAAGGAGAAGATTCTCTACGAGGGGTCAGCTTTCTCCCTGAAGGTTGGACTAGTCACGATGTCCAAAGTTATGCGCGTCGTCAGTTACAACAGGCTAACCTATATATTCAAGCTTTACCTAAAAATAGTCCTGCTTTAGATTTTTGCCAAATTCCCTATATATTAGCTAAAGGAACTTTAGACGCGATCGCTCTCGGGAAACCAAAACTGAGTCGGCATGACGTTTTAAGTTTAGTTGAGAAATTTACTAACGTTAAATCTGCATAG